The following coding sequences lie in one Girardinichthys multiradiatus isolate DD_20200921_A chromosome 13, DD_fGirMul_XY1, whole genome shotgun sequence genomic window:
- the trhrb gene encoding thyrotropin-releasing hormone receptor b: MENSSSHPDLNQTHETWTDKSIQYKVLSSLLLLLICALGIVGNIMVILVVLITKYMRTPTNCYLVSLAVADLMVLTAAGLPAIPDNIFASWVFGRSGCLVITYLQYLGINASSCSITAFTIERYIAICHPIKAQFLCTLSRAKKIILFVWAFTSIYCVMWFYLSDIEEQVFDNTTIITCGYRIPRKFYLPIYFFDFSVFFVVPLLLSAVLYGLIARILFLNPLPSDPKDKKKNGGTTNNNHQVVNKSTSCKNSRHSSSTATSRRQVTKMLAVVVMLFAVLWMPYRTLVVVNSFLEKPYLDKWFILFCKICIYLNSAINPVIYNAMSQKFRAAFRKICCCRGKGSDKPAAYSVALTYSAVKDTSLVESTDHFTTELEELTVTDEMLLDQKMMFDSCGCGKVNFSHD, from the exons ATGGAAAACTCCTCATCCCATCCGGATCTGAACCAGACGCATGAGACGTGGACAGACAAAAGCATCCAGTACAAAGTGCTGAGCAGCTTGCTGCTTCTTCTGATCTGCGCGCTGGGAATCGTTGGGAACATCATGGTTATCTTGGTGGTGCTCATCACCAAGTACATGAGAACCCCAACCAACTGCTACCTGGTGAGCCTGGCTGTGGCGGACCTGATGGTGCTGACTGCAGCAGGACTGCCCGCTATCCCAGACAACATCTTCGCCTCCTGGGTGTTCGGCCGATCCGGCTGTCTGGTCATCACCTACCTGCAGTACCTGGGCATCAACGCGTCCTCCTGCTCCATCACTGCCTTCACCATAGAGCGGTACATCGCCATCTGCCACCCGATCAAAGCCCAGTTCCTGTGCACCCTCTCCAGAGCCAAGAAGATCATCCTGTTCGTTTGGGCTTTCACTTCCATCTACTGTGTGATGTGGTTCTACCTGTCAGACATCGAGGAGCAGGTGTTCGACAACACCACCATCATCACCTGCGGCTACAGGATCCCCAGGAAGTTCTACCTGCCGATTTACTTCTTTGACTTCAGCGTCTTCTTCGTGGTGCCGCTGCTGCTCTCTGCGGTTCTGTACGGGCTAATTGCCAGGATCCTGTTCCTCAACCCGCTGCCCTCAGACCCCAAAGACAAGAAGAAGAACGGAGGGACCACCAACAACAACCACCAGGTTGTGAACAAGAGCACCAGCTGCAAAAACTCCCGACACTCCAGCTCCACCGCGACGTCACGCAGACAG GTGACGAAGATGCTGGCGGTGGTGGTGATGCTCTTCGCCGTGCTCTGGATGCCTTACCGTACTCTCGTGGTGGTCAACTCCTTCCTGGAGAAGCCGTACCTGGACAAATGGTTCATCTTGTTTTGCAAGATCTGCATCTACCTGAACAGCGCCATCAACCCGGTCATCTACAACGCCATGTCTCAGAAATTTCGTGCCGCTTTCCGTAAGATCTGCTGCTGCCGGGGGAAGGGCTCAGACAAACCGGCAGCCTACAGTGTGGCTCTCACCTACAGCGCTGTAAAGGACACTTCGCTGGTGGAAAGCACAGATCACTTCACAACAGAGCTGGAGGAGCTCACCGTGACCGACGAGATGCTGTTGGATCAGAAGATGATGTTCGACTCTTGTGGATGTGGAAAGGTGAATTTCAGTCATGACTGA